A window of the Hordeum vulgare subsp. vulgare chromosome 5H, MorexV3_pseudomolecules_assembly, whole genome shotgun sequence genome harbors these coding sequences:
- the LOC123396812 gene encoding uncharacterized protein PF07_0086-like, whose translation MKNAHGENWEEKHPDLDGQIIYEAAGRMPHDRLGIANELFSKEEKVKFKSKRVMASEPVRSAREDRLERENKHLKRENKRLRGIELVVQSLAEKGGVDFDGIMQSAAADLSTSDSEGGFRRGPGDVRQHGSEKGMGSRTGGSTSHGNDDEDDYYDNEGDDNYGEDDLYGDEQYDNYGDDGYNDYGHGDVDCHKSVLIFKSWQNEFMLDI comes from the exons ATGAAAAATGCCCACGGAGAAAATTGGGAAGAGAAGCACCCAGATTTAGATggacaaatcatctatgaagctgCAGGTAGAATGCCACATGACAGGCTGGGAATTGCTAATGAGTTATTTAGCAAAGAAGAGAAGGTGAAGTTTAAGTCTAAAAGGGTGATGGCCTCAGAACCGGTGCGGTCTGCTAGGGAGGACCGTCTAGAAAGAGAGAACAAACATTTGAAGCGGGAGAACAAGCGTCTTCGTGGCATTGAGCTTGTTGTGCAG TCTTTGGCTGAGAAAGGGGGAGTGGACTTTGATGGCATAATGCAATCAGCTGCAGCTGACTTG TCCACATCAGACTCTGAAGGCGGATTTCGAAGGGGGCCAGGTGATGTCCGTCAACATGGAAGTGAAAAG GGAATGGGTAGCAGAACTGGAGGTAGTACAAGTCATggaaatgatgatgaggatgactaCTATGACAATGAGGGAGATGATAACTATGGCGAGGATGATCTGTATGGTGATGAGCAATATGATAACTATGGTGATGATGGATATAATGACTATGGTCATGGCGATGTTGATTGCCATAAAAGTGTACTGATTTTCAAGTCATGGCAAAATGAATTTATGTTAGATATTTGA